In a genomic window of Kwoniella mangroviensis CBS 8507 chromosome 2, whole genome shotgun sequence:
- a CDS encoding phosphatidylserine decarboxylase — translation MSNAGTTTILPEEMGTPLEESLDHLVENSNTVSLGGGKDVLAPSEQRATETEDAQADAIHSHGGHSRKWLKKFFPSEETMDRLFSMEHMGNYVIDRKTGKKIFETMPIYVRVGMHLLFVSGCSYMSYSSVEKLLENQSIKQGKIYDQTGPEVREHIETFIKTYELPLEELLVKDLDQYPTFNSFFSRRLVPTARPITSPNDPSIVISPADCRMTVFNTVDKAKQLWIKGKQFTLPSLLTGDDDTETRFAEIQNDPTAAISIARLAPQDYHRFHSPVEGVVGDIKDIHAVNPQAINEDLNVFTLNKRSVMLIHANFGPGRESVPIAFVAIGAMLVGSIGWSKKPGDKVVKGEELGWFQYGGSTTITVFPSKSGVAFDEDLVKNSGNGMETLVRVGMEIGKVQL, via the exons ATGTCAAACGCAGGAACCACGACCATCTTACCAGAAGAGATGGGTACACCGCTCGAAGAATCCCTGGACCATTTAGTTGAGAACTCCAATACAGTTTCATTGGGAGGTGGAAAAGATGTACTAGCTC CGAGCGAACAAAGGGCAACAGAGACAGAGGACGCTCAGGCTGACGCTATACATTCTCATGGTGGGCACTCAAGGAAATGGCTCAAGAAGTTCTTCCCATCCGAGGAGACTATGGATAGG CTATTCTCGATGGAACACATGG GTAACTACGTTATCGACCGGAAGAcaggaaagaagatattCGAGACTATGCCTATAT ATGTCAGAGTCGGAATGCATCTTTTATTCGTATCAGGT TGTAGCTACATGTCATATTCGTCAGTCGAGAAATTACTGGaaaatcaatcgatcaaac AGGGCAAGATATATGATCAAACTGGACCAGAAGTCAGAGAACATATCGAAACATTCATCAAGACGTATGAGCTACCTCTGGAGGAATTACTGGTCAAAGACCTTGATCAGTATCCT ACATTCaactctttcttttctcGTCGATTAGTTCCTACAGCTAGACCTATAACTTCCCCCAATGATCCTAGTATAGTCATCAGTCCTGCGGATTGTAGGATGACGGTATTCAATACTGTCGACAAGGCTAAGCAGTTGTG GATCAAAGGAAAACAATTCACTTTACCATCCCTCCTTACGGGCGATGACGACACGGAAACTAGGTTTGCGGAAATTCAAAATGATCCTACTGCTGCTATTTCCATCGCTAGATTGGCTCCTCAGGATTATCATAGATTCCATTCGCCCGTCGAAGGTGTCGTTGGCGATATAAAGGATATAcatg CTGTCAACCCTCAAGCTATCAATGAAG ATCTCAACGTGTTCACACTGAACAAACGATCTGTCATGCTGATACATGCTAATTTCGGACCAGGTAGAGAGAGCGTTCCAATCGCGTTCGTAGCTATTGGCG CAATGTTGGTAGGATCCATCGGATGGTCCAAGAAACCAGGCGACAAAGTagtcaaaggtgaagaattagGTTGGTTCCAATATGGTGGAAGTACGACGATCACCGTCTTCCCGTCGAAATCAGGTGTAGcatttgatgaagatttggtGAAAAATTCggggaatggaatggaaaCTTTGGTAAGGGTCGGTATGGAGATTGGTAAAGTGCAACTATGA
- a CDS encoding UPF0390 protein translates to MAQGGSKNIKSKSQSGGSARKKAGKTKPGKRDVAPKDKHRIAERVQKKQLSSKINNNIEKQMVNAASAGKLTIMRNSGDLEAGAGKDQGKGKGKA, encoded by the exons ATGGCACAAGGAGGATCAAAAAATATCAAGAGCAAATCGCAATCTGGCGGATCGGCGAGAAAGAAAGCGGGAAAGACCAAACCTGGAAAAAGGGATGTCGCTCCAAAGGATAAACATAGGATCGCAGAGAGGGtgcagaagaag CAACTCTCAAGTAAGATTAACAATAACATAGAGAAACAGATGGTGAATGCTGCTTCGGCAGGTAAATTGACAATCATGAGGAACTCTGGTGATCTAGAAGC TGGGGCAGGCAAAGATCAAGGCAAAGGTAAAGGCAAGGCTTAG